One genomic segment of Coffea arabica cultivar ET-39 chromosome 6e, Coffea Arabica ET-39 HiFi, whole genome shotgun sequence includes these proteins:
- the LOC113694656 gene encoding protein OS-9 homolog: MKRQTWSWVLLLSVNLFNLAAVFSDQIFPAHTGGSFSRSSREPKYKIEFHTDDAPFHPDDDQESLVMPNKNGEKFLCFLPRMQKSKSGKLVNQQNTSSMILETAKSIKLKTPDELLEVLKDRCFLRQEGWWSYEFCYQKKLRQIHLEDEKVVQEFILGAYDAEATAAYHQNLSDISTLKDPRSKDASQRYHAHQYTNGTICDLTNEPRETEVRFVCSEPRAMISSITELSTCKYALTIQCPTLCKHPLFQEERPVWHTINCNALPKDYKEAKVGGDYFQDEKIAMVTGLVHPSGFDSEESAT, translated from the exons ATGAAGAGACAGACATGGAGTTGGGTCCTACTTCTATCCGTTAATCTCTTCAACCTCGCTGCAGTCTTTTCGGATCAAATTTTCCCTGCTCATACTG GTGGGAGTTTCAGTAGAAGTTCTCGAGAACCTAAATATAAAATCGAATTCCATACAGATGATGCACCTTTTCATCCT GATGACGACCAAGAATCCTTGGTTATGCCCAataaaaatggagagaaatttcTATGCTTTTTGCCTAGGATGCAGAAGTCCAAGAGCGGAAAGCTTGTCAACCAACAGAATACAAGTAGTATGATCCTGGAGACTGCAAAAAGCATCAAATTGAAGACACCAGATGAGCTGCTTGAAGTGTTAAAGGATCGTTGCTTTCTTCGG CAAGAGGGATGGTGGTCATATGAATTCTGTTATCAGAAGAAGTTGCGCCAAATTCACTTGGAGGATGAGAAG GTGGTTCAAGAATTTATCTTGGGAGCATATGATGCTGAGGCTACTGCTGCTTACCACCAAAACCTCTCTGACATCTCAACATTGAAAGATCCCCGCTCAAAAGATGCATCACAAAG GTACCATGCTCATCAATATACCAatggaacaatctgtgacttgacaAATGAGCCTCGGGAAACAGAG GTGAGATTTGTTTGTTCGGAGCCCAGAGCTATGATTAGTTCGATCACAGAACTATCAACTTGCAAGTATGCTCTCACAATCCAATGCCCAACCCTCTGCAAGCACCC GTTGTTCCAGGAAGAAAGACCAGTTTGGCATACCATTAATTGTAATGCACTCCCAAAAGACTACAAAGAAGCTAAAGTGGGGGGAGACTATTTCCAAGATGAAAAGATTGCTATGGTTACAGGCCTTGTTCATCCATCTGGTTTTGATTCAGAAGAATCTGCTACGTAA
- the LOC113695650 gene encoding protein PHOX1-like: MGRRSMKNKQSGGKSGGSNVKQSNGNGNSPRAYDKDTAVFISMSHDLKDEGNKLFQKRDHEGAMLKYDKAIKLLPRNHTDVSHLRSNMAACYMQMGLSEYPRAIHECNLALEVTPKYSKALLKRARCYEALNRLDLALRDVNSVLKMEPNNLMATEIYERLKRTIEQKGSTANDIPVDLVPFPESVEPPFTSDPIEILKEKVQKKKINKIEEKKVGDKNEGAEGAIEVEKNSEPEINATETESKFEEEVEDKIEEKKAEDKLVVEERRTSITDKEPKQTIKLVFGEDIRWAQIPTNCSILQLREAISDRFPISRAVLMKYRDQEGDLVTITNTEELRLAEAAADHGSFRLYAVEVSPEQDPFYEKVKRKEEMHTLDIKETQKMQNGNLGRSMEFLNRPFCIEDWIIQFAYLFKNYVGFDPDSYLDLHELGMKLYSEALEETVTSEEAQDLFNMAAEKFQEMAALALFNWGNVHMSRARKRVYLTEDASRESVLEQVKNAYGWAQKEYSAAGKKYEEALLIKPNFYEGILALGQQQFEQAKLSWYYAIGTNVNLELWPSTEVLQLYNNAEENMERGMQMWEEAEELRLFNLHNPNKIKAMLQKMKLDDMFTDVSEDEATEQATNMRSQINLLWGTMLYERSIMEFKLGLPVWQECLEVAVEKFQLAGASPTDIAVMIKNHCSNDTASEGLGFNIDEIVQAWNEMYEAKRWQSGIPSFRLEPLLRRRVSKLFYALEHA, encoded by the exons ATGGGGAGGCGAAGTATGAAGAACAAACAATCAGGAGGTAAATCTGGCGGATCCAACGTGAAGCAGAGTAATGGAAATGGGAATAGCCCAAGAGCTTATGACAAGGACACTGCAGTCTTCATTTCTATGTCACATGACCTGAAGGATGAAGGAAATAAGTTGTTTCAAAAGAGGGACCATGAAGGAGCTATGTTGAAATATGACAAGGCAATAAAATTGCTCCCCAGAAATCATACAGATGTATCCCATCTGCGGAGTAATATGGCTGCGTGTTATATGCAGATGGGCCTGAGCGAGTACCCTAGGGCTATCCATGAGTGCAATTTAGCTCTTGAAGTCACCCCTAAGTACAGTAAGGCACTCTTGAAGAGAGCTAGGTGTTATGAGGCTCTGAATAGGTTGGATTTGGCCTTGAGAGATGTTAATTCAGTGCTGAAGATGGAGCCTAACAATCTTATGGCAACTGAGATTTATGAAAGGTTGAAAAGAACAATAGAGCAAAAAGGTTCGACTGCAAATGACATTCCTGTAGATCTGGTCCCATTTCCTGAATCTGTTGAACCACCTTTTACTTCAGATCCAATAGAgattttgaaagagaaagtccaaaagaagaaaatcaacaaaatagaAGAAAAGAAGGTAGGTGACAAGAATGAAGGAGCGGAAGGTGCTATAGAAGTTGAAAAGAATTCTGAGCCGGAGATTAATGCAACAGAGACTGAGAGCAAATTTGAGGAGGAAGTTGAGGACAAGATCGAGGAGAAGAAAGCTGAAGATAAATTGGTGGTGGAGGAAAGAAGAACTAGCATCACTGATAAAGAGCCTAAGCAGACAATAAAATTAGTGTTTGGAGAAGATATAAGGTGGGCCCAGATTCCTACTAATTGTAGCATTTTGCAGCTAAGGGAGGCTATAAGTGACCGGTTCCCAATATCGAGAGCTGTTCTTATGAAATACAGGGACCAAGAAGGTGATTTGGTCACAATCACTAATACTGAGGAACTAAGGTTGGCTGAAGCAGCTGCTGATCACGGTTCTTTCAGGTTGTATGCCGTGGAAGTTAGTCCAGAGCAAGATCCATTTTATGAGAAggtaaaaaggaaagaagagatgCACACACTTGACATTAAAGAAACCCAAAAGATGCAAAATGGAAATTTGGGAAGAAGTATGGAGTTTCTAAATAGACCATTTTGTATTGAGGATTGGATCATCCAGTTTGCTTACCTATTCAAGAACTATGTTGGATTTGATCCTGATTCTTACTTAGATCTGCATGAGCTTGGAATGAAGCTCTACTCTGAGGCTTTGGAAGAGACAGTCACAAGTGAAGAGGCACAAGACCTGTTCAACATGGCTGCTGAGAAGTTTCAGGAGATGGCTGCTTTGGCTTTGTTCAACTGGGGGAATGTACATATGTCAAGGGCCAGGAAGAGAGTTTACCTCACTGAAGATGCTTCAAGGGAGTCTGTGTTAGAGCAGGTGAAAAATGCATATGGTTGGGCACAAAAGGAATACTCCGCAGCTGGTAAGAAATATGAAGAAGCACTTCTTATCAAGCCAAATTTCTATGAAGGCATTCTAGCTCTTGGGCAGCAACAGTTTGAGCAGGCAAAACTTTCATGGTATTACGCGATTGGGACAAATGTTAATTTGGAATTGTGGCCTTCTACAGAAGTTCTTCAGCTTTACAACAATGCTGAGGAAAATATGGAAAGGGGTATGCAGATGTGGGAGGAAGCAGAAGAACTGCGTTTATTTAATCTGCACAACCCAAATAAAATCAAAGCCATGTTGCAGAAAATGAAGTTGGATGACATGTTCACGGACGTGTCAGAAGATGAAGCTACCGAGCAGGCAACAAATATGAGGTCTCAGATAAATCTGTTGTGGGGTACCATGCTTTATGAAAGATCAATAATGGAATTCAAGCTAGGGCTTCCTGTTTGGCAAGAATGTTTGGAGGTTGCTGTAGAAAAGTTTCAACTTGCTGGGGCTTCTCCAACAGATATTGCTGTTATGATAAAAAATCACTGTTCCAATGATACTGCATCAGAAG GCTTGGGATTCAACATTGATGAGATAGTACAGGCATGGAATGAGATGTACGAAGCAAAAAGGTGGCAGAGCGGTATTCCTTCTTTTCGCCTGGAACCATTGTTGAGGCGACGAGTTTCTAAGCTTTTTTATGCCCTTGAGCATGCATAA